A portion of the Homalodisca vitripennis isolate AUS2020 chromosome 2, UT_GWSS_2.1, whole genome shotgun sequence genome contains these proteins:
- the LOC124354353 gene encoding von Willebrand factor D and EGF domain-containing protein-like has product MECRMWFPTLVLFIGLLYIYKPCAALRGFKDTQMGLCTVTTTVTRSMTMMDWKRLSSMRSRSCGFLWSNTCYDTVWNTEYVPVYIDYTEQEMETVCCGGYSNTGGECVPVCSRSCAHSECVAPETWSCNSGYKKSDWSSCVCDAVCNKDCEHGECTSPNFCSCHAGYQKHPFDNYVCLPVCNKTCENSKCTAPNVCSCNIGYIKDPSDSYKCNPICSKECKNGRCTAPDVCSCNYGYEKDNLDSYRCNPVCRKKCQFGECTAPEICSCDDGYEKRYFGQL; this is encoded by the exons ATGGAGTGTCGCAT GTGGTTTCCAACTTTGGTCTTGTTCATCGGCCTCCTTTACATCTACAAACCTTGCGCTGCCTTGCGAGGTTTTAAAGACACTCAAATGGGCTTGTGTACAGTAACTACAAC TGTCACTCGCTCGATGACGATGATGGATTGGAAGAGATTGTCTAGCATGCGTTCCAGAAGTTGTGGCTTCTTGTGGTCTAATACGTGTTATGATACAGTTTGGAATACTGAATACGTACCAGTATACATA GACTACACAGAACAAGAGATGGAGACGGTTTGCTGTGGAGGTTATTCTAACACTGGGGGGGAGTGTGTCCCAGTCTGCAGCCGATCGTGTGCGCATTCGGAGTGTGTTGCTCCTGAGACCTGGTCTTGCAATTCCGGGTACAAGAAATCCGACTGGAGTTCCTGTGTTTGTGACGCAGTGTGCAATAAAGATTGTGAACATGGAGAATGCACTTCACCAAATTTCTGTTCTTGTCATGCAGGATACCAGAAACATCCTTTTGACAACTACGTATGCCTACCAGTTTGCAATAAAACGTGTGAAAATTCGAAATGTACTGCTCCAAATGTCTGCTCCTGCAATATTGGTTACATAAAGGATCCCTCAGATTCCTATAAATGCAACCCAATCTGCAGTAAAGAGTGCAAAAACGGAAGATGTACTGCACCAGATGTCTGCTCCTGCAATTATGGGTATGAGAAAGACAATTTAGACAGTTATAGATGTAACCCAGTCTGCAGGAAAAAATGCCAATTTGGTGAGTGTACTGCACCAGAAATTTGCTCCTGTGATGATGGCTATGAGAAAAGATACTTTGGACAGTTATAG